The Peribacillus sp. FSL P2-0133 genome has a segment encoding these proteins:
- a CDS encoding MFS transporter, which translates to MKNTSFRCLWIGQAFANLGDIFYVVGLISLLYTLTGSAFYLSLLPFTTTIFRFISSLLAPLVIDRFPLKRILVQSQWWKTILLVCLGIYITSFNHGFSVAVIFFIAVISLLDGVAAPVSAALVPQLVPKEERMKANGFLNVITQTIFVAGWPLGSVLLISTNSSFIIWLSVMLFAVSTIYTVRIVVPEHTTDSVAPSNWGSIKSGWVAIRQIPTIRTLISIDFITTLASSVWVAAVIYIYVEQNLQLGEEWWGYINTSYFVGMIVSGLIVIRFAKVLEKYIGFFITFGLFLSSLLTLLFGTTSIPALALLLACLYGLPEQIREVIYTKLFQDHASEKTLAKIYAVWGAVINLTFAGSVLLLGYITETYSVKATFQFSSTLIFLAFLYATFKRKDLQGEKCDQSLSSQSSNIPR; encoded by the coding sequence ATGAAAAACACATCGTTTCGATGCCTTTGGATTGGTCAGGCGTTTGCAAATCTAGGGGATATATTTTATGTAGTCGGGTTGATTTCACTATTATATACCTTGACGGGCTCTGCCTTTTATTTGAGTTTACTACCGTTCACGACAACGATTTTTCGGTTTATCAGCAGTTTACTTGCCCCCCTTGTCATCGACAGGTTTCCTTTAAAAAGAATCCTTGTACAATCTCAATGGTGGAAAACTATCTTACTCGTTTGCCTAGGAATCTATATAACAAGTTTCAATCATGGTTTTTCTGTTGCCGTCATTTTCTTCATTGCCGTGATTTCATTATTGGATGGAGTCGCTGCCCCGGTCAGTGCAGCTTTGGTTCCTCAATTAGTTCCAAAAGAAGAACGGATGAAAGCGAATGGTTTCTTGAATGTGATCACCCAGACCATCTTTGTAGCAGGATGGCCACTTGGTTCCGTCTTATTGATAAGCACCAACAGCAGTTTCATTATTTGGCTTTCGGTCATGCTTTTTGCCGTTTCAACGATCTATACAGTGAGAATCGTAGTCCCGGAACATACGACGGACTCTGTTGCCCCGTCAAACTGGGGTTCCATTAAATCCGGATGGGTTGCGATTCGCCAAATTCCAACTATCCGTACACTCATTTCCATTGATTTTATAACTACTTTAGCTTCAAGCGTGTGGGTGGCTGCCGTGATCTATATATATGTAGAACAGAACCTGCAACTGGGTGAGGAGTGGTGGGGATACATTAACACTAGCTACTTTGTCGGCATGATTGTCAGTGGATTGATCGTCATCCGTTTTGCCAAGGTACTGGAAAAATATATTGGATTCTTCATCACTTTCGGGCTATTTCTCAGTTCACTGCTGACCCTGCTTTTTGGAACTACCAGTATTCCTGCTTTGGCTTTGCTGCTGGCATGCCTGTACGGTCTCCCAGAACAAATCCGGGAAGTGATCTACACCAAACTATTTCAAGACCATGCTTCGGAAAAGACTCTTGCAAAAATTTATGCCGTTTGGGGAGCGGTCATCAATCTTACATTTGCCGGCTCTGTTTTACTATTAGGCTATATAACAGAAACATACAGTGTCAAAGCAACGTTCCAATTTTCTTCCACCCTGATATTCCTTGCCTTTCTTTATGCAACGTTTAAAAGAAAGGACCTACAAGGGGAAAAATGTGATCAATCACTGTCAAGTCAGTCATCTAATATTCCTAGATGA
- a CDS encoding LysM peptidoglycan-binding domain-containing protein, with the protein MTIIIVQKGDSLWEIATKNKVDPSRIIEVNGLESTTLVPGLALYIPNEKAVNRRYLIKSQDTLTRIGSRFGTSAAEIMEANPGIVANSLKVGTEILIPSPYKNQLITLGFAFPTSGGVVFETLEQNGDKLSYLAIVAYSFTREGNAYVDGDDLPLIAKCEQTGVKPLLMIRNFQGGDFDADLAGDVLASSVYRANLINSMLNFVTEKGYAGVSMDIEFIPPARRSDYVLFLKELKEGLNELILHVNVHAKTADNPDNRIVGGHDYRGIGEAADLVAVMTIDYGYPTGPPEPISPLWWMGEVLRYALSTIPEYKLQSAFPMYGYDWIVPSHETKALSAQNAQNLAIATGSEITFDTSAASPTYSYRRENSNHVVWFEDIRSISAKYEMIDAYELIGATYWQIGLEFPQNWEFLDKNIWIIK; encoded by the coding sequence ATGACGATCATTATTGTGCAAAAAGGTGACAGTCTTTGGGAAATTGCCACGAAAAATAAAGTTGACCCATCGAGGATAATTGAAGTAAACGGATTGGAATCAACAACTTTGGTCCCTGGCCTGGCATTGTATATACCTAATGAAAAAGCGGTGAATCGGAGGTATCTAATTAAAAGTCAGGATACCCTTACTAGAATCGGCAGTCGTTTTGGTACGAGTGCAGCGGAAATCATGGAGGCCAATCCAGGAATCGTTGCAAACTCGTTAAAAGTCGGTACGGAAATTTTAATTCCGTCTCCTTACAAAAATCAATTGATTACGCTGGGTTTTGCTTTCCCTACTTCAGGTGGAGTAGTGTTTGAAACACTTGAGCAGAATGGTGATAAACTATCCTATTTAGCCATTGTAGCTTATTCGTTTACAAGGGAAGGAAATGCATACGTTGATGGTGATGATCTCCCCCTTATTGCGAAATGCGAGCAGACAGGGGTGAAGCCGCTACTGATGATCCGGAACTTCCAAGGTGGTGATTTTGATGCGGATTTGGCTGGCGATGTCCTTGCTAGTTCAGTATATAGAGCGAATTTAATCAATAGTATGCTGAATTTCGTTACGGAGAAAGGCTATGCCGGTGTCAGTATGGACATCGAATTCATCCCACCTGCCAGGCGTTCCGATTATGTACTTTTTTTAAAAGAATTAAAGGAGGGGTTGAACGAACTGATCCTGCATGTGAACGTACATGCAAAAACAGCGGATAATCCTGATAATCGAATTGTAGGTGGGCATGATTATCGGGGAATCGGAGAGGCAGCCGACCTTGTTGCCGTGATGACCATTGACTATGGGTATCCAACTGGACCGCCTGAACCCATTTCCCCACTTTGGTGGATGGGCGAGGTTCTTCGTTATGCATTGTCGACTATACCTGAGTATAAACTGCAGTCAGCTTTTCCTATGTATGGATACGATTGGATAGTACCAAGCCACGAGACTAAAGCTTTATCAGCTCAAAATGCCCAAAATCTTGCCATTGCAACTGGCTCTGAAATAACTTTTGACACTTCAGCAGCGTCCCCTACCTATTCTTATCGAAGAGAGAATTCGAACCATGTCGTTTGGTTTGAAGATATTCGATCGATAAGCGCAAAATATGAAATGATTGATGCATATGAACTTATAGGTGCAACTTATTGGCAGATTGGTTTGGAATTCCCTCAGAATTGGGAGTTTTTAGATAAGAATATCTGGATTATCAAATAG
- a CDS encoding (S)-benzoin forming benzil reductase, whose amino-acid sequence MKTFIITGASKGLGAAIAKGCLQTSDHCILVSRTAHPEMQQMADRSGTKLTYISMDLNETEKLPSLVNEILAAVDETSDIYFINNAGVIEPIKPVGNLGIVNLETIMRVNFMAPIVLADEFVKQTKDWNRKKVMVNISSGAAKNPYHGWSAYCSTKAGLEMFTRVAGLEQDKTSFPTSLISFSPGVMDTEMQGTIRSADERDFSDRDKFHEYKENGMLRSPEFVADKLLQLLEAEDLENGKFYDIKNLL is encoded by the coding sequence GTGAAAACGTTTATAATCACAGGAGCTTCAAAAGGTTTAGGGGCTGCCATCGCCAAAGGATGTTTGCAAACGAGTGATCATTGCATCTTAGTTTCCCGTACAGCCCATCCTGAAATGCAGCAGATGGCTGACCGATCCGGGACGAAACTTACATATATTTCGATGGACTTGAATGAAACTGAAAAGTTACCTTCCTTAGTCAATGAGATTCTTGCTGCTGTCGATGAAACAAGTGACATTTATTTCATTAACAATGCAGGTGTCATTGAACCGATAAAGCCGGTAGGAAACCTTGGTATAGTAAATTTGGAAACAATCATGCGGGTGAATTTCATGGCACCCATCGTATTGGCTGATGAATTCGTTAAACAGACAAAGGACTGGAACAGAAAGAAGGTAATGGTCAACATATCTTCAGGAGCAGCAAAAAACCCTTATCATGGCTGGTCAGCCTATTGCAGCACTAAGGCAGGGCTAGAAATGTTCACACGGGTTGCAGGGTTGGAACAGGATAAAACATCTTTCCCTACGTCTCTCATCTCTTTTTCACCAGGTGTAATGGATACGGAGATGCAAGGGACAATCCGGTCAGCAGACGAACGGGACTTTTCGGATCGAGACAAATTTCATGAATATAAAGAAAATGGCATGTTAAGAAGCCCCGAATTTGTGGCAGATAAACTTTTGCAGCTTCTTGAAGCGGAAGATTTGGAGAATGGGAAGTTCTACGATATTAAGAATTTACTTTGA